Genomic DNA from Catellatospora sp. TT07R-123:
GGCCGAGCAGACCCGCGTGGCATACCGCGACGGCGTCCTGCGGATCGAAAGCCCGGCGGGCAACCAGCTCCTCGGCCCCAGCGGCGCCGTCGAGGTGACCGTCCACCTGCCCGCCGGATCACGGATCGACGCGACGGCCTCCGCTGCCGGGTTCCACGCCACCGGACGGTTCGGCGACGTCGCCGTCACGGGCGCGTACGGCTCGATCCAGCTCGACGAGGCCGCGAGCGTCCGCCTCACCGCCCTCGCCGGCGACGTCTCCGTCGGCCGCCTCGACGGCCCCGCCGAGATCAGCACCGGCAAGGGCGACATCCGCGTCACCGAGGCCGTACGCGGCACCGTCGTGCTGCGTACCGAAGCCGGGAACGTGTCCGTCGGCGCCGCCGCCGGAGTCTCGGCCCGCCTGAACGCCGGCACCCCCTACGGCCGGATCCACAACGCCCTCATGAACACCGACGGCGACGCCGCCCAGCTCGCCATCCACGCGACCACCGCGTACGGCGACATCGTCACCCACAGCCTCTGACACCGACACCCACGACGAGAGAAGGACACCCATCATGAGCACCACCCAGCAGTACCAGGCCGCCGAGCTGCTCCTGCGCCGACCGGTCCGCCCCGGCGAGCTCGTCGTCGGCGAGAAGGTCAGGCCGCAGTGGATCGACGGCGGCACCCGGTTCTGGTACACCGTCAGCGACGGCACCGACCGCCGATTCGTCCTGGTCGACCCGGCCTCGGGCACCCGTGAGCCCGCCTTCGACCACGCCCGGCTCGCCGCCGCGCTCGCCGGAGCCTGCGGGCAGCCGGTCGACCCGCAGGCGCTGCCGTTCCCGGCCATCGTGCCGGCAGGCGACGCCGTCGAGTTCGCCGCGTTCGGCGAGTACTGGCGCTGCCACCTGGACACCTATGTCTGCGAGCGGGCCGAGTTCACCCCGCCGGGCGACCCGCTGGCGGTCCCGTCACCCGACGGGAAGACCGCGGTGTCCCAGCGCGGGCACGACCTGTGGGCCCGCTCGTCGGCCGACGGCCGCGAATGGGCCCTGACCGACGACGGCGCCCCCGACTACCAATACGGCACCAGCCCGCAGGGCGTCGGCAACGGCACCCTGCTGCGCAAGTTCGGGCTGCCGCACCTGCCGCCCGCCGTGGCCTGGTCGCCCGACTCGACGAAGGTGCTGACCCACCGCACCGACGAGCGCGGCGTCCGGCAGACCCACCTGCTGGAGGCCCGCCCCGCCGACGGCGGCGCACCCCGCCTGCACACCCAGCTGTACCCCTACGCCGGCGACGAGACCATGCCCCGGTCCGAGCTGGTCGTGCTCGACGTCACCGCCGCGACCATGGTCCGGGCGCAGGCCGAGCCGCTGCTCACGCCGATGCTGTCGCCGGTCATGGGCAGGTGGGCGTGGTGGGGCCCGGACGGCTCGGCGGTGTACCACCTCAGCCAGACCCGCGACCGGCACACCCTCGCGCTGCACCGGCTGGACCCGGCGACCGGCGAGGTCACCACGGTCCTCAGCGAGACCGGCCCCACCCGCGTGGAGCCCAACCAGTGGAACTACGACCCGCCGATCGTGCGGGTGCTGGCCGGCGAGGTGCTCTGGTACTCCCAGCGCGACGGCTGGGGCCACCTCTACCGCTACGACCTGACCACCGGCGAGCTGCTCGGACAGGTCACCGCCGGGCAGTGGGCGGTGCGGCAGATCCTGCACGTCGACGAGACCGAGCGGGTCGTCTACTTCACCGCCTCGGGGCTGGTCGGCGCCGACCCGTACCGGCGCACGGTGTGCCGGGTCGGCCTGGACGGCACCGGTTTCGCCAAGGTCACCGACGACGACCTCGACCACGTCGTCACGGTCCCGGACAGCCTGGGCTACTTCGTCGACTCCGCGTCCACCGTCGACACCCCGCCGGTGACGACGGTCCGTGACTGGTCCGGGCAGGTGCTGGTCGAGCTGGAGCGCGCCGACGTCACCAAGCTGCTCGCCACCGGCTGGAGCGCGCCGGAGCGGTTCTGCGTCAAGGCCGCCGACGGCGTCACCGACATCTACGGGGTGCTGTACCGGCCGCACGGGTTCGACCCGTCCCGGCGGTACCCGGTGGTGGACCACGTCTACCCCGGCCCGCAGGTCAACCGGGTCGCCCCGTGCTTCGACCCGGGCGGCATGGGCTTCGACGCCGAACCGCTCGCGGCGCTGGGCTTCGTCGTGGTCGCGGTGGACGGGCGCGGCACGCCCGGCCGCAGCAAGGACTTCCACGACGCCTCGTACGGCCGCCTGGCCGACGCGGGCGGCCTGGCCGACCACGTCGCCGCGCTGCGGCAGCTGGCCGAGACCCGGCCGTGGCTGGACCTGGACCGGGTGGGCGTGTTCGGCCACTCCGGCGGCGGGTTCGCCGCCGCACGGGCGATGCTGGACTTCCCCGAGGTCTACCGGGTCGGCGTCGCGCTCGCCGGTTCGCACGACGCCCCCACGTTCAACCTGGAGTTCGTCGAGGCGTACGACGGCGCCGACAACCCCGAGGCCTGGCGGCGCAGCTCCAACGTGGAACTGGCGGACCGGCTGCAAGGCAGGCT
This window encodes:
- a CDS encoding DUF4097 family beta strand repeat-containing protein; translated protein: MQKFDTPAPISAVLDIPAGRLRFIAAARADTTVEIRPADAAKSRDVKLAEQTRVAYRDGVLRIESPAGNQLLGPSGAVEVTVHLPAGSRIDATASAAGFHATGRFGDVAVTGAYGSIQLDEAASVRLTALAGDVSVGRLDGPAEISTGKGDIRVTEAVRGTVVLRTEAGNVSVGAAAGVSARLNAGTPYGRIHNALMNTDGDAAQLAIHATTAYGDIVTHSL
- a CDS encoding DPP IV N-terminal domain-containing protein; this translates as MSTTQQYQAAELLLRRPVRPGELVVGEKVRPQWIDGGTRFWYTVSDGTDRRFVLVDPASGTREPAFDHARLAAALAGACGQPVDPQALPFPAIVPAGDAVEFAAFGEYWRCHLDTYVCERAEFTPPGDPLAVPSPDGKTAVSQRGHDLWARSSADGREWALTDDGAPDYQYGTSPQGVGNGTLLRKFGLPHLPPAVAWSPDSTKVLTHRTDERGVRQTHLLEARPADGGAPRLHTQLYPYAGDETMPRSELVVLDVTAATMVRAQAEPLLTPMLSPVMGRWAWWGPDGSAVYHLSQTRDRHTLALHRLDPATGEVTTVLSETGPTRVEPNQWNYDPPIVRVLAGEVLWYSQRDGWGHLYRYDLTTGELLGQVTAGQWAVRQILHVDETERVVYFTASGLVGADPYRRTVCRVGLDGTGFAKVTDDDLDHVVTVPDSLGYFVDSASTVDTPPVTTVRDWSGQVLVELERADVTKLLATGWSAPERFCVKAADGVTDIYGVLYRPHGFDPSRRYPVVDHVYPGPQVNRVAPCFDPGGMGFDAEPLAALGFVVVAVDGRGTPGRSKDFHDASYGRLADAGGLADHVAALRQLAETRPWLDLDRVGVFGHSGGGFAAARAMLDFPEVYRVGVALAGSHDAPTFNLEFVEAYDGADNPEAWRRSSNVELADRLQGRLLLVHGELDDRVHPYHTLRLADRLIAADKDFELLIVPGAEHMFIDCLAYVRKQAWDFLVRELAGTRPPAYRPAPIPLYELVGELFA